The Balearica regulorum gibbericeps isolate bBalReg1 chromosome 17, bBalReg1.pri, whole genome shotgun sequence region AGCACAACCAGAACAGACCAGACCTTGCATCCAGCAAAACGCAGCCGCTGGGGAAATGCCCTGCGTGTGCTCCCCTTTGgcccttttttttgtttgcaggaCACATCCTGCCTACACAACACAGCCTGCCTCAGAGGTTAGAGCAGCCTCGCACCCTCCAGCgcttgtgctggagcagggagggagctcTGTGCTTTCCAGGACACTCTATTCACATCCTTCTTGTCCTCATGCAGCAATAACTCGCTGCACAATTACTCCCAGGTCACTCATCTCCAAACCCAGAGGTGAAACAAGACCTCTCCTTTTGAGCCCTTATTTCCCACAGGAACTCTATGCTGAAAGCACAAGACTGCCAGAAATGCCACGCTTTGCTTTGCTGTCCGGAATTTCAGAGCTCTCAGGGTGCGCAGCCAGAAGCGCCCAAACCCCGCAGCATGTGCTGCTGGTCCGACCTCCCCCGGTTCAGAGTGAGAGCTCTCCCCAATGCTCATGTGTCTGTGCTCTGGCTGGAGAcctgtgcagagcagggctggcgTGGTTGGGTTCCTCACCCGCCAGAGAGCATCTGTGGAGTCCCTGCAGCATTGCAGCCAGCCGGAAAAAGGCAAAGGCCATGTAGAAGTTCCAGTTCTCGGGGTGCTCCATTCCCATGCGGTCACAGTACGTCTGGGAGTACTCCTCTGCCGTGGGGACTCCCAGGTGCCCCAAATCACACTTCCTCAAGCCTGGAAGACATGAAGAGGCAACAGTGAAGCAGCAGACAGTGAGGAGCTCAGAGCTTTCTAGGGATGCCATGAGCCATGCAGCAGGAGACACCCACACCCATCCAACACCTGCGCCGCTGCCGTGCTGTTCCTGTACATAACAATAGGGGTTTGGCACCCACCCACGTAGGTGAAATGCATACAAGGTGGTTTTCTTCATTGGGGTGAGACTGTGAAAGCAGTGACTGATGGATCTTCCTCCTAAATGCTCTTGTTTATCCCTATATTGTTCTTTTTAACAAGTGTATAACTTTGTGGACAAGCCCCTTCTGGGCTGACCTGGTTCACAGCTTTCCACCCAAAGAAGTTCCCCAGCTTTACAGCTGAGGTGAGAGGGAAAATAATACAAACTAACTTTTCAATGTGGTTTTGCAAGCTGTGAAGCAGAGCCCTCCTCTCTGGGGCCATTCCTGACATGACCACTAACAAAGATCCATGTGACAGTACCAACCAGGGCACGGAGCGCATCGCACAGCATCTGCCAAATGGGTGGCAGATACCAGACAAactggggatggggcagccGTGGCACAGAGATCACTGCATCTGCAGAAAGATGTTTCCGccctggagggatggagggttcttaaggcagaggagaaatggCAGAGCAGGGAATATGGTGCGAGACCCACAGCCCTTTCCAGCTCCAATGAGCCCAACTGTCAGCTCAGCTCTCTGGGCAGGAGCTATTCTGCTTCTGAACTCTGGTTCCTCTCTCCGCGTGTCAAACGTGACTTTGCCCCTCTCTGTACCTCTCAGTGCGTTAAAGTGAGGTGGCAGGAAGTAGACCATACAGTTATTCGCCAAATCAGAGATGGGATCTCCTAGAGTTGAAAACTTCCAGCCAAGGACAGCAAGGACTTCTGGCCTGTCTGGATGGAAGACCAAGTTGTCCATCCTGtatcagagggaaaaagagatcAGGAGAGTCTcaagagggggaagaaaatccctgtgctcagcagcagtAGGTGCTTTCTGGTGCTCTTCACTCTGTACAAAAATTGCTGAGTCCGTTGGGAGGTTGCACAGGTGAAAGATTAATTTCTGCAAGCATAGGTCAGGGAGGCTGGAGATTACTCAATAGTGAATGCCCTGGTTAATGAAGAACTGAACTGTGCTTTGAAGAATGAAACCAAGTTATTCAGGGCCTCAGATGATGAACAGATGTACAGGACAGGCTAGCCAAATGGTGAAGCAGCCAAGTCACTGTCCAGGGGGATCTTCTGGTCATTCCAAAGGCACACAGTAACTCCAGGCCCTGCATTGTCCTGTGCTGTAGATGATGCATAGCACAGCCTTCAGCAGTTTGAGCcccaggagagggcagcagcCTACTGAGGAGGAAACAGGGCAGCCATCCTGCCAGGGTACACAGAGCTGAGCAGCTTCCAGTCACGCAGGAACTGTCTGCGCTAAACCTTGCAGGAAGGAGCCTTGGCCCAGAATTGGCACACGCCTGCGCTGCAGCCTCACGTCCCTGGCAGCAGGGTCTGACACCACAGAAGTAGCTCTCAGCATCCCTCACCTCTGTCCCCGACCACCACGCTCCTGCACGACTTCACCTGTATCACTGGCAGGTTTCGCCATACACCCTGCAGCATCTCACCAGCCACCCAAACTCATTAAGCACCAAATATCATTAGCAAGATGCACCAGGACTGATTTCTGAGTATTGCAGAAACAGCTGATGATCCTCCAGTGTTAGGCCAGTGTTTGCAGTGGTTGTTGTAGGAAGAAACTCTGAAACACCAATGAGGCAGCAAGGTTGGAATCGGACATCAGGAGTCCAGGCTTTTGGTTCTGCCTCCAGTTTCCCTGCTCTCGAATGGGCACTGCTTTTAAACTGCCACAGAGCAGTAGGCAGATAAACACCGGGGAAAAGATGAGAGCTCTGGGTGCAAGACAGTACCCGTCAGAGCTCTTGGAATACGTTTCTCATGACAGATGTGAAGGGTTTGTGGCCCTCTAGGTCTCGTTATCTGGGGGATGCTGAGCATGACCCTGAGCACCTCCTTGGAGTCTGCATATTCCTTTACAggctctctccctctctgctgcctgggaTGTGCTGTCAGCCGAGCAGTACCTGAAATCACCGTGCACGACTGTCGTCTTCTGAGATTCCGGAAAATGCAGAGGCAGCCACTCGATGAGTCTCTCCATGGCTGGGATAACATGAGTTTCCATAGCTCGATACTGCTTTGTCCAAGTCTCAACTTGCCACTGAATGTAATTACCTGtacagagggaaggaaggctCTCAGGGAAAGGGACAGGCACAAAGAGGCTTCAGAAAAGATGCATAAAAGGTGCATGCAGAAAAAGTCAAACAGCCTAGCAGATCTCAGGCCAGCACCCTGAGATAAGCTCCAAGAGTTTAACTGTGATTTCCAGGGGTCTCATGCACTGGATTTAATATTCTGGTGGAAATAATCCTGGACAAAAGATGAGATCCTGGACTTCTCCACCACCTCCGAGAAGCTGAGATAGCCCTGCAGAGAGACTGGAGGGGCTGAGGAAGTTTGGTCAGATGTGGCAGCAAACAAGTTACTCCTGCACCCACGGTGCGGCTCCTGCTTGTGGCAGGAAGCTCTAGGGACTCCTAACAGTAAACACAGACCTGGAGGATCTGAAGCAGCTCCCCACACCCTCCCACCACGCCTGGGGATTCAGACACCCTGCTGGTCAGCTTCACTTTCCCAACTGCCCCCAAGTTTGGCCCAAGTCCTGTACCCGAGCCTATCCCTTGAGATGCTGATACACAGAAGAAACCAGCGATGGAGGATACATAGCCTTCTCTCACCATGCTCCCCAAGGTCCTCCAGCTTGGCTGCTCTGAGGTCTACGCTGTGGATCTTGGAGAGGACTTGATTCATGGCAGCATAAATAGCCCTGCGCTGGCTAGGCTGCAGCTCGGGGAGGGAGACGTCGCTGTAGACATGGCCAGCACAGTGCTCCATCAGGTAGAAAAGTGTGCCAAAGGTGCTGGGGAAGCAAGATGGAACCGGTGGGTCTGAGGTTAATCCTGCTACCTACCACCCCTCAGATCTCACCTGCACCTTGAACGCACGTTCACCTGCGCAAGGTGAAGAGCAGcctcagcagcactgctctgtgAGTGCTCGTGCCCAGCTGTGGCCCGGGCTCAAGCCCAACTCAGGCTGCCATGGCTGTGGCATGATCAGTCCCGTTCTCTGCAGCCCCAGGAAGCTGAGCCTGGGGCCAGGCTACAGCACCAACCGTCTCCCTGCGGTGAGCTCTGGAGCTGGGCTGTCAGGCTGCACGCAAACCCCATCAACGGTGGACACACATTTAACTGCAGTGCAGAGACTTTATTACTGCAGCCAGCAGAGATCGGAGCGTCGCTGTGCTGACTGCAGGCTAGACAGGGTGTCTTGGTCTCAGACTTGCAGCTATCGCGGCTGTAGATCTTGGGGCAAGTCTGAGGTCTGGCAGTTGGAAAAATCACCTCCTTGTTGGAAAAATCATCTCCTTATTGGAAATCTGAGCATACTGAGTCAGCGGGAAGCCCTGCAATGttgttttacagctgcttttcaagGAAAGACAGCGTTTTGATTAATTGCTAAAATAGGACACACCTAAACCAAGCCAAATAAACATGTTACTGTCCTTTGAACTTCTAGGGGCTCCTCTAGCCTGAGACTGGGCAAACACTAATTAGACCAGTGCGCTTTGTGAGGTCTggctccttctccttcttctccttgtCCTCTCCTCATCTTTGGGGGAATCTGGCTGAAGTTGTCAAGCACAGAGTGAAAGCTGAGGGACAAGATTACCTTCTGTCCTCGCAGAGAGCAAGTACAGTAGGAACAGGAACACCCGCCTCAGAGAGTGCCTTCAGCAGCCTGCCAGGGCGAGTCAGAGAGCCGTGTCAGCACAGAAAGGCATTAGGGAATCTATACCAGAACTGCATTGTTGCTAGGCAGACACGCAATATTAAAGAGAGTCCTGTGCTCGGTTTTAAACACACTAAAATAACATGGCTGGGGGTAGGAGAAAGCAGCATGCCAAAACCTTTGTATGGCCCAGGGCCCCGAGACTAACCCACTCTGAAAAACCAAGGGGAGATCACAGCAACTCGCCCCAAGCAtcctgccactgctgctgaGGCAGAGACCTCTGGCACAGCAAACTGGTTTGCACCATgactgctccggcatgggggTAGCCCTTAGCTAGGCTCCTCGCTGCTCAGTTGCAGCGTTGTGCTGCAACCTCTCTCCCAGCCAAGGTGCCAGAGGCGACAGCAAGATCCTGCGTCTCCGACATTCGCTGGGGGAACTGGCGTGCTCCCTGGATTGGAAGGATCGCCGTGCGGGAGCGGGGAGGGTGCTTTTCACAGGCACGGGGTCCCAACTGCACGCTCACCgccagctgcagggcagcagcacagccttgcCTCTCGATCCAGGACTGCCCACGCTAGCTGTAGCGAACGGACAGATCCCAGATTGGGATACGGAGCTGTGCAAAACGCAGGGGAGGACAATGTGGGCAGCAGGTGTGTGAACTGTGCGTGTGATGGGGAGAGACAAGCcaaggctggagcagagcactGTCCCTGCAAGAGCCTCCCCCGGTCAGCTGGCAGcggagcagagctgccttctCACCTGTATTCCCTTCTGAGAGCAGGGCCGGAGGGATGCAGGCTGTCAGAGCGCTCCTTCTTCAGCACTAGCAAACGATCTCCAAACCTGACGAAATAGGTCTGGGTAGACTGTCCGCGGCCAAACTGCCGTAACACTAGCGGGCCTGAAGAGTTGAGAGCAGAGGGTAGCATGAGTTGGGATTATTTCTCACCACTTCTCCAGGTTTTacttcccctgcctgcacctgggTCTGAGATCTTCTTGCAGCAATCAGGAACCTACACTTTGGTCCTGACCCCCAAATCCCTGGGGAACATGGCACTTGCTCACAGGTGGCTCACAGATGCCGGGAATATTCCCGGCATCTCTTTGGCAACTTGTGCTCAACCCCTCCTAAATGAGGAAGCCCTAAAATGTTGTTTCCCATTTCTGGGAAGCAGTGACAGAACACTGAAACCTGAGTGGCTGCAACATTTGCTTGGAGATTAGGAGCCTCTCATTAAGATGACTTTTCAATCCGTATGTCATATGATGGAAAGAGCCAATGGCTCCAGAATATGCGAGCTTTCAGGCTGAAGAGCAAAAAGCACTGCGATACCTGTTGCCTGGTCACCGAGAATATTTTCAAGGTACTTTTGCAGATGATCTTTTGGGATTTCCACGCTTGGTCTCACTGAACAAGTATATGGAACAAACCCTTGCAAAGGAAAACCCAGACAGGTTTCCAGCTCTTTGAGTGCTACTTCTGGATCATCGACCTgaaagcaggagggagggagaaacaCTGGGTGATAGAAGATAAAATCGCCTGGGAAAGAAAGAGCTCTGCACAACTGTGATGCATTTATCTGCGAGTCCAACAGCACCGATCCACTAAGACACCCAGGAATTCACTGGTCAGTCCCTGCCAGCACAGAGTGCCGTTACCAATATTCGCTGAGCCTCCCGCCTTGGTCTCTGTCCCGGAGACGTACCTGTTACGGTGGGATAGGCACTGTGAGCTGGGCTAGGAGCTGGAATGCCCTGTGTGCAGCGTCCCAGGGAGCAGAGTTCACTCTTCCCACCAGTCCCACGCTTGTCCTTCCCCCTCACTAAAGTAAAACCCCGGTGCTCACTATCTCCAAAGCCTGGGTGTTAACCAGTCAGTCCCCAGCTGACGGATCCATGAAGCCTCAGAGCTTCTAgaaatttattaaatatgtCTTCTTTTCTCACATGGGATGGATATGGTTGTCTCAACTGTACGGTTAGGGCTGTTTCTCTAATAGGGAACTGAGGTCCATAAAGGAGAGGTGACTTCTCCGAGGTTTACACTGGCTGTGAATGAAACAGGCCAGTGCAGACCTTGCCAGCAATCCTCCCCTTTAACCCCGCCACATCCTTAGGAATAAGGACAGGCTGAAACAAAAGGCTTGGCAACACAAGTCTGCCACTGTGAGTGAAAATCCTGAGCCATTCAAGTCAAACACAGCTTCTGGGCTTAGAAACCATACCCACAGCTTGCCCTGGCCACATCACTTTGTACCTTCACTGTTTTAATGCCaagctgggctgctgcttttaGGTTCTGGCTGTTGTTGTCGAGGAAGATGGATTCCTGGGGCTGAACGCCCAAACGCTCCAAGCACAGCTTGTAGATACGAGGATCTGGCTTGCGCATTCCGTCCCGATAAGATTCAACCGTCTACAGCAACAACAAACAGATTATGCATGAGCCTGCTGTGACCACAAACATCTGTGCAGTGTTGGAAATGGAGGACGTGAGGGTGGGAAAGAGCCTGACAGTCTAAGTAACATGTGAAATAAAGGACACGGGGAATGGAGGGCTGACAGAGCTGGATAGGAGTGATTCAAGTGACTGCGTGGGTGCCAATTGCCTTGGCTGTGGCTCTGTCGGCTCAAATAAGCTAAACAGGATCAGCCAGTCCTCGGATGGAAGATATCCAACGAGATGTCACGATGTGGGAGACTCACTGGATGTCCCAGACCATGCTGAACTGATTGCTCAATGCTGTCCAAGAAAGTCTTGGATTGCATCACCTTCCAAATGACCTGGCAAAGAGGTAACCTGACCATCGTGCCTATCAATCAACCACCCCAAAGCAATcttcacagcagcagaggtgttGACCATAATCATCTGCCCAAATTTGGATCAAAAAAGTCTTGAATCAGTCTCTGAATACTCACATTGCCCTCAAAACCATGAAAAATGCAAGCAGTATTTCACCCCTGCACTGACAGACACTCTAGGAATAGAAATTAATCTATTAGATAGACATAAAAGCCAATCCTAATGGAAATCCACAttcaattcaatttttttcccccactaatTACTGTGCAGTGCTGTTGCCTGCTGTTACAGAAGAGCCACACCACATGAGTGATGATACCGGCGAGGCCATGGTTAttaaagtgctttgaaacaGTCTGGGATGAAAGGTACCACAGAGCATCACAACAGAGCAGCACGCCACTAACAGAGCTTCCTAGGCACGGGTGTCACTAGTGTAATGCACAGAAAGCTGAGTGGATAATGACATAGTGTTGTCAAGATGACTTTAAACAGTCTTGGGTTTTAAATGTATCGATAAGACTCttctttgcatattttgttGCCTTAATCAAGACTAGAGAGCAAACTTACATCATGGATAAACTCCTGGAATTCAAAGGTGTGAGTTGggacacacaaaaaagcaaattttctgtCATGCTGAGGCGAGTCCTCATAGCTGCCTGTTAAAGTGAAGCCACTCGAACCAGCCTCGAGGCTCACGGCTAATCTTCTGCTTCATCTTTGCAAAAGCGACGCGTGCTGGGAGAGGGGCCTCTGCCTGCTCATCAGCCCAGACAGATCGGCAGGTTGGGGTAGTGGCATTTTTTGCAGTATAGGGGATGCTTTGTAATTCTCTGGGATGAAACGAGCTTTAAACCAGTAAGGACGAAATATAAAGCAGGCAGGGGCACTGGGTAATAACATTTATTACTTGTATAGTGTGCCAGCTTCTGAGCCCTCTATCGACATCGCTACCTATGCCCGTTACGTGTATACTTGTGGTTGCATGGGCATTTTGCAATGAATTTTCAAATGCACCAGTACCCACCACTCACTCAGACCATCTTCAAGGCCCAGTCACTGCAACAAATTATGCcaggaaacattttcacagaCTGTTAGATTTATGTCTACTAACACGTGTTGCAGTTCATTTGGTACCTGCATGTCAAGAATTTTAGTTGCTGCTTTCTACAGACCCAGCTACAGAACCGCATTTTGGAATCCATCCGGGCTTACCACATCAAAGTGCTTTCGGTCTAGGGGCAGAAAGCTCTCTCCGTTCAGCAGACAGAAGTTGTTGCTTAGAAGAGCTGTCTTAAGACCTTCTGCACGGATACACTGTACTGCTTCTGCCATTATGGGGAGCTGTTTTATCATCTCATTTCTGATTAAGTCCGAGAGAAAAGAGTCCACTGGAACACAGACATTTGCCTAAGAAACCAGAGAAACCCCAAGAATGATAATTAGCCATAAATGGGTTttaagcagggagaaaaataagagtgGTTGGGTAGGTATGTCGCCTGATCATCTTATCTTGCTGTCCTActtcctttggcagcagaagGCAGTCTGTGACTCTCCCAGCTAAATTGCTTAGACCAAATAAACAAGAGTTCTCACATTACTAATTcgacagaagcagcagcagagataaagggctgatttgggaaaaaagaaatgcaccAGGACTGTGCCTGCCATGGAATCAAGGCAGGACAGAGATAAATACTGCTTTACCATTCAGCAGGCAGGAATCGGCATTTTAGACTGAGCTGTTTCAAAAAGACTTTACCCAAAAGAGGATTCTTGCACTGTGTTCCGGGAGCTGTGGTGGAGGGGCTTCTCCTGATCCTAAGGACCCTCCCTGGAGACCATGGTCTCCATCCATCGAGCGTGCCCAGGTACAAACTAACAGCAAAAGCCTTTCAGCTGGTCTCTGACTCTCTGCCTTCTCATCTCAGCTGATCCTAGCGGTGTCTTGAAATAAAAGAGTTATGAAATAGGCAGGAAGAGGCTGGTGGAAGCGAAGGCAAATTCAGCTGACCATCCTGCCTGGGTACCAGAATGATGATGGCAGTGCAAAATCTGCCCTGATCAGACAGCAATGCTTCCTAGATGGTAAATCCAGACCCTTCCATCTCAggacttcttttaaaagctcCTCTTTCCTTACGGAACCACCACATTGCAGGATCCCGTTTCCCTGCAGTCAGGAAGCACAAAGCGAGGAGGGGGGAGTTGGCTTACAATCTCAAAGCACTGCTGTCCCAACTCCTGCAAAAACTCCACAGCCGTCAGCTCTCCTCTTGTGTACTTCAGAGAGGGACTATTTTCCCCTCCGGAGAGTATAGCTTGCTGGATGGTGCCGGCTGGAATACAATTCCGGGCCTCCCAGTCTATATAGAGAAAAGTAAGAAAGCCAGGAGAGAGCACAAATGGTGTCATCAGAACTGGGAAACTAGCTTGAAATCCCTCTGAGGTCTGATACATTGACTAGCACTCACAAGAACTAATGTGCTGGACTGGCGTAATTTACCCAGACATGGAGAGAAAAAGTTTTGGCATTCCCCCCACCAAAGTATCTCACCTCTGGTTTTGGTGTGGTACCCTTGGGGTGAAAACACTGAGTTCTTAAAGTGTCCTGAGGACAGTACCAGCGTTGGGTGGTATCAGCCGGTGTCACTACAGGGCAGTTTCAGTACCAGATGGGTTCAGACCCTGACCTGGAGCTGTCAACATGGTTGCCAGTTGCTGTCAGTTCTAGTACTTCTGATGGCACAACGGGGTACCATCATCGTCATCGCAAGTTCTTGAATATCTTACCAGAATCTGGGGTGGCAAACGGGGACACCTGAAATTTGTGTTCCCTCCATGCACAGAAACAACAGGAGCAAATGAGAAATGGGAATACACACCCGCTGCTGTCTTGTGAGGGGATGGGAGGAGCACTCCGCTCTCGTCAAAGATCACGGCT contains the following coding sequences:
- the ACAD10 gene encoding acyl-CoA dehydrogenase family member 10 isoform X4, yielding MIKQLPIMAEAVQCIRAEGLKTALLSNNFCLLNGESFLPLDRKHFDVTVESYRDGMRKPDPRIYKLCLERLGVQPQESIFLDNNSQNLKAAAQLGIKTVKVDDPEVALKELETCLGFPLQGFVPYTCSVRPSVEIPKDHLQKYLENILGDQATGPLVLRQFGRGQSTQTYFVRFGDRLLVLKKERSDSLHPSGPALRREYRLLKALSEAGVPVPTVLALCEDRSTFGTLFYLMEHCAGHVYSDVSLPELQPSQRRAIYAAMNQVLSKIHSVDLRAAKLEDLGEHGNYIQWQVETWTKQYRAMETHVIPAMERLIEWLPLHFPESQKTTVVHGDFRMDNLVFHPDRPEVLAVLGWKFSTLGDPISDLANNCMVYFLPPHFNALRGLRKCDLGHLGVPTAEEYSQTYCDRMGMEHPENWNFYMAFAFFRLAAMLQGLHRCSLAGRPAPGESSPEDAEFVANLAWDFAIKEGFRVFDSLPATKPLARRYSTWAGRGPILSRGYGTWPHPGAAPVPKVPLVTHPTNLPGIAHGLCCKLGKIMGVQWSFLISQPRWTPRPLLELKAERARTKAVALTIAVQAMDQDSQVSGAEHLSSADPSLVLHSDRSSMSG
- the ACAD10 gene encoding acyl-CoA dehydrogenase family member 10 isoform X2, translating into MYLRSVARAPYLLCAGIRQHPRGLIWRRQSGWCHYKAVIFDESGVLLPSPHKTAADWEARNCIPAGTIQQAILSGGENSPSLKYTRGELTAVEFLQELGQQCFEIANVCVPVDSFLSDLIRNEMIKQLPIMAEAVQCIRAEGLKTALLSNNFCLLNGESFLPLDRKHFDVTVESYRDGMRKPDPRIYKLCLERLGVQPQESIFLDNNSQNLKAAAQLGIKTVKVDDPEVALKELETCLGFPLQGFVPYTCSVRPSVEIPKDHLQKYLENILGDQATGPLVLRQFGRGQSTQTYFVRFGDRLLVLKKERSDSLHPSGPALRREYRLLKALSEAGVPVPTVLALCEDRSTFGTLFYLMEHCAGHVYSDVSLPELQPSQRRAIYAAMNQVLSKIHSVDLRAAKLEDLGEHGNYIQWQVETWTKQYRAMETHVIPAMERLIEWLPLHFPESQKTTVVHGDFRMDNLVFHPDRPEVLAVLGWKFSTLGDPISDLANNCLRKCDLGHLGVPTAEEYSQTYCDRMGMEHPENWNFYMAFAFFRLAAMLQGLHRCSLAGRPAPGESSPEDAEFVANLAWDFAIKEGFRVFDSLPATKPLARRYSTWAGRGPILSRGYGTWPHPGAAPVPKVPLVTHPTNLPGIAHGLCCKLGKIMGVQWSFLISQPRWTPRPLLELKAERARTKAVALTIAVQAMDQDSQVSGAEHLSSADPSLVLHSDRSSMSG
- the ACAD10 gene encoding acyl-CoA dehydrogenase family member 10 isoform X3 produces the protein MYLRSVARAPYLLCAGIRQHPRGLIWRRQSGWCHYKAVIFDESGVLLPSPHKTAADWEARNCIPAGTIQQAILSGGENSPSLKYTRGELTAVEFLQELGQQCFEIANVCVPVDSFLSDLIRNEMIKQLPIMAEAVQCIRAEGLKTALLSNNFCLLNGESFLPLDRKHFDVTVESYRDGMRKPDPRIYKLCLERLGVQPQESIFLDNNSQNLKAAAQLGIKTVKVDDPEVALKELETCLGFPLQGFVPYTCSVRPSVEIPKDHLQKYLENILGDQATGPLVLRQFGRGQSTQTYFVRFGDRLLVLKKERSDSLHPSGPALRREYSTFGTLFYLMEHCAGHVYSDVSLPELQPSQRRAIYAAMNQVLSKIHSVDLRAAKLEDLGEHGNYIQWQVETWTKQYRAMETHVIPAMERLIEWLPLHFPESQKTTVVHGDFRMDNLVFHPDRPEVLAVLGWKFSTLGDPISDLANNCMVYFLPPHFNALRGLRKCDLGHLGVPTAEEYSQTYCDRMGMEHPENWNFYMAFAFFRLAAMLQGLHRCSLAGRPAPGESSPEDAEFVANLAWDFAIKEGFRVFDSLPATKPLARRYSTWAGRGPILSRGYGTWPHPGAAPVPKVPLVTHPTNLPGIAHGLCCKLGKIMGVQWSFLISQPRWTPRPLLELKAERARTKAVALTIAVQAMDQDSQVSGAEHLSSADPSLVLHSDRSSMSG
- the ACAD10 gene encoding acyl-CoA dehydrogenase family member 10 isoform X1 — encoded protein: MYLRSVARAPYLLCAGIRQHPRGLIWRRQSGWCHYKAVIFDESGVLLPSPHKTAADWEARNCIPAGTIQQAILSGGENSPSLKYTRGELTAVEFLQELGQQCFEIANVCVPVDSFLSDLIRNEMIKQLPIMAEAVQCIRAEGLKTALLSNNFCLLNGESFLPLDRKHFDVTVESYRDGMRKPDPRIYKLCLERLGVQPQESIFLDNNSQNLKAAAQLGIKTVKVDDPEVALKELETCLGFPLQGFVPYTCSVRPSVEIPKDHLQKYLENILGDQATGPLVLRQFGRGQSTQTYFVRFGDRLLVLKKERSDSLHPSGPALRREYRLLKALSEAGVPVPTVLALCEDRSTFGTLFYLMEHCAGHVYSDVSLPELQPSQRRAIYAAMNQVLSKIHSVDLRAAKLEDLGEHGNYIQWQVETWTKQYRAMETHVIPAMERLIEWLPLHFPESQKTTVVHGDFRMDNLVFHPDRPEVLAVLGWKFSTLGDPISDLANNCMVYFLPPHFNALRGLRKCDLGHLGVPTAEEYSQTYCDRMGMEHPENWNFYMAFAFFRLAAMLQGLHRCSLAGRPAPGESSPEDAEFVANLAWDFAIKEGFRVFDSLPATKPLARRYSTWAGRGPILSRGYGTWPHPGAAPVPKVPLVTHPTNLPGIAHGLCCKLGKIMGVQWSFLISQPRWTPRPLLELKAERARTKAVALTIAVQAMDQDSQVSGAEHLSSADPSLVLHSDRSSMSG